The window AATTTCGGAACTTCCATCCGGATAAAAAAAGGCACAAAACAGCCACAATACCATATATGTTCTTCCACCGTAGTATGGCCTGGGGCAGACTGTATTTTTTTCGGTAAAACCTTTTTTACAGGCTTATTATCAAAACGATCATGAAGATATTAAAAACCAAATTAACTCAATAATAAATACCAGAAAACCATGAAAAAAGCATTAATCATTTACCAAAGCAGGAAAGGAACAACACGTAAATATGGAGAAGCTATCGCTACTGAGCTTGAAAATTTAGGATTGCGTACCGTTGTTAAATCTATAAACGAAATAGATATAAGTAAGCCTGTAGATGCAGAGTTTGTATTCTTAGGTTGTTGGACCAGCGGACTTTTCATTTGCATGCAACATCCGGAAAAAGCTTGGGTCAGTTTTGCAAAAAACCTGCTTATCCCCAACGGAACACAAATGGGGCTGTTTACAACCTACAAGTTAGCTACTGGAAGTATGTTTTCAAACATGAAAAAACATATTAAAAACGGTAATCCGATAAGTTTTGAATTAAAGTCTAAAAACAGCAATTTAAGCGAAACCGATAAAAAGCGGATTCAACTGTTTTTGTCTTAGCTGGAATTGCTCCCGGTAGTTTTGGTATGGCTACCCATGGTTTTGGTACAACTCCCAACGATTTTGGTAAGGCTTCCAGTGGTTTTGGCAATTGTAACTATAGCCATAGAATTGCTTGCGGCGATTTTGGTATTGGCAGCGGGTATTCTGGGATCATTCCCGATGGTTTTGGTAAGGCTTCCGATGGTTTTTACAGCAGCTTCATAATGGTTGATTCCGATGGCTATCGGAAGGAGAATGGTATTACAAACCTGAGTCCGGGATAAATTTCCATCTGTTTGATAATAACCCGTCAGGGTTTTAATATCAGATAGAAAGGATTTTTTTCTGTGGATTCTCCGTCAGGAAATCAATAATGAATGTCCTCTGGACAATCTTTTCTTAAAAAATCAACATTTTATTAACATTCATCGCCTGCGGCGGAATGTAACATGAAGAAATATTACAGAAACGCTTTGCAACCTTACGCCAGCTCAGGTTACTAAGTAAATCGCTAAAAATCAAAAAGGGGAAAAATCACTTGCGCTCCTTGTGCCCTTAGTGGTTAATAAAAAAGGTACTGATAAAGTTACTAAGAGGTATAGATTTTCATAATCCATCCCAATCCGTTACATCTGCGTAATCCGCGTTCTATTTTTTTCTGATATACAACATTTGCCCAATTATTTACTTCCGGAACGTGAAAATATATTTCAATAGTTTAAAAACACCTGCTTATGGCTGACTAAATGATTTTTTTCTTAAGTTTGTTCAGTAAAAATTCCATTATTAAACTTTTTAAAAAAAACATTATGACACACGAAACCAACCCCCAATGTTGCCCTGAATTTGATCCCGCTCCCTGGGACGGCATTACCCACCAATGGAAAGATAAACTTTTTCTGAAAGATTCCATGTGTACTTTTATGCACATTCCTTTCCCATGGAAAATTTCCAAACTCATCAGTAGCTTATGGGAAAAAGCACAACAGGCAGGAGCCGCACCCGAACTGAAGGACTTTCTATTAATTGCCAACGACCCCAGCCCCTGGAAAAGCGATTACTACCTTTGGATAAATAAAGAAGTCCCTGGTGGCAACAACGTAAAACTCTCCGGAACCTTTATTTCCAAAGTATTTGACGGACCTTACAGCGCAGTTCCCAAATGGATTAAAGAATTCAATGTTTATCTTGCCGGAAAAGGTCTTACTGCTGCCGATTTTTATTTTTACTACACCACCTGCCCCAAATGTGCTAAAAAATATGGGCATAATTACGTAGTAGCTTTCGCCAAATTAAAAGATTAGACAGTTAAAAGAAGTCCGTTTTTCCTAATTTTTTGTACTTTCGTTACTTAATAATCCCATCATTATGAAGAAAGCTCTCACCTTTTTGTTCGTATTATCCCTGTTTAACGGTTTTGCACAAAAATTTCCAGCCAAGTCAGATATTTTTGGACTGGCAAGCCCTATCCCTTTACAAACCGGACTAACCGTTGTTCCGGCAGAAGATTATTTTACCGACTATTCCATCATTGACTCCATCACAACAGGCAATTCTTACCTTGGCGTTGGTTTTACGGGCGACAAACGGAGCTTTCTATTTTTTCCACTCGATAAAACGGCTCCTTTAAACGAAGTAAAAGTATGGGTGAAGGGTTTTTCGTATTCTCTTTTGGTAAAAAAATCACCCAAATTACAAGTACATTTTACTTTTGATCCAAAAGGGGAAAAATATTCCATCGTACAGATAAAAGGTGAAATCAATGGTTGGAATCCCAAAGCCACCCAGCTTACGCTGAACGAAAAAGGTATCTGGGAAACTACTGTAACAGTAAATCCAGGGAAATACCAGTATTTATACATCCTTGATGGCAAAGAAGTACGCGACCCAAAGTGCAGCGATTCTGTTGACAATAACATGGGCAACTATAATTCGCTCCTCACTGCCGGCAAAACAAATCCGCAGGCACTACCTTTCCTCTTCACCAAAGAAATTACAGCTACAGGGCTGAAAGTTGCTTCTTTAAATAATCCTGAAGAGATTATCGTTTTCTGGGAAAATTACCGTCTGGGCAAAGATTTTGTAACAACTGGCAAAGATGGATATTTTCAAATCAGCATACCAAAAGAAGCATACAATCTGAATCGCTCATATCTAAGGACTTGGGCATACAATGCCGAAGGTGTTTCCAACGACCTGCTGATACCTTTGCAAAACGGAAAAGTGGTAACCAGCACCGATCAACTGAATCGTTACGATTTTCAACGTATGATTATGTATTTTATGATGGTAGACCGTTTTTATGACGGAAACAAGAAAAACGACCATCCGGTGAAAGATGCGTCCATACTGCCAAAAGCCAACTTTATGGGTGGCGATATTGCCGGGCTTACTGATAAAATCGACGAAGGCTATTTCAGTAAACTTGGCGTGAACACTCTCTGGCTTTCGCCAATAACCCAGGGACCGTTGGGAGCATGGGGCTTCTGGAAAAATCCCCCTTCCAAATTCTCGGCTTACCATGGATACTGGCCTACTTCTTTAAAAAACATAGATTTCCACTTCGGTACTCCCGGTGAGATGCACTCCCTGGTAAATACCGCTCACAGTAAAGACATGAATGTTATACTCGATTACGTGGGGCATCACATTCATACTGATAATCCCATCTGGAAACAACATCCCGATTGGTTCACACCACTTTATCTGCCCGACGGAACCATGAACACCGAAAAATGGGACGAGTACCGCCTCACAACCTGGTTCGATACTTTCCTGCCTACTTTCGATTTCGCAAAACCTGAAGTGGTAAACGTGATGAGCGACTCGGCAGTATATTGGATTAAAAATTATAACATTGACGGCTTTCGCCACGATGCTACCAAACACGTTCCTGAACAATTTTGGCGAACAACCACCTTGAAAATAAAACAACAGGTAATGATTCCCGAAAACCGTAAGATTTATCAGATTGGTGAAACCTATGGCAACCGCGAACTGATTGGAAGTTATATCAACTCCGGTGAAATGGATGCCCAGTTCGATTTTGGAATTTACGATGCCGCTCTTTCAGTCTTTGCAAAAGACAATGTGTCGTTCGAGGTGTTGAAAAATTCTCTACTCGAAAGTTTTTCCTACTACGGCTGGCATAACCTGATGGGAAACATCACGGGAAATCAGGATAAACCAAGGTTTATTTCACTGGCAGGAGGTTTTGTTCGCTGGGACGAAGACGCCAAACTTGCCGGATGGACACGAAAAATTGACGCTGGCAATCCTGTTTCGTATAAAAAGCTGGCAATGATGATGGCTTTCAACATGACCATCCCCGGAATTCCCGTAATTTATTATGGCGACGAGTTTGGAATGCCCGGTGGCAACGACCCCGACAACCGCCGTATGATGAAATTCGGCAAATACACAAAAGACGAACAGCAATTGCTTACCACAACGGAAAAACTTACCCGTTTGCGCGCTTCACGAATGTCGCTCTTGTATGGCGATACACGTATTTTGCAATGCAGCTATGATGTTTTGGTTTACTTACGGAATTATTTTGACGAAGTTACCATCGTGGTTTTCAACAAAAATTCGCAAAGCCAAATCGTTACTTTTAGCCTGCCGAAACCATGGACTGAGAAAGACCTTAAAGCCAGTTTTGACAATAAGGTAAAAAATGAAAATGGAAAAATGAGTGTAGAACTTCCTGCAAAATCATTTGAAATTCTGACGGAATAAAATCAAAAAACCCTGAAGGTTTTAAAAACCTTCAGGGTTTTGGTATTAACAAAATCTTACATCTTTTTAAGTGGCTCAAGCAGGTATTCCAAGCCGTTTAGCTTAATTTCGTAAAGCATGTTCAGCAGCATGCCAAGCTTACCCTCTGGAAAACCTTTGGAGTGATACCAAACAAGGTATGGTTCTGGCAAATCGCAAAGTGTCCAGCCTTTATATTTGCCATAAGGCATCTTCATTTTGACCAGGGTTACCAGAATTTCGCTATCCATCGTTTTCTTTTTTGCAAATATAGATTCAAACTCTTCTGAAAATAGAAAAATCCGATTTATTACAACCGGATTTTTTCGCATGATACAACTTGATTTATAATTTTCAGTGTTTTACTCCATTTTTGGTAGTTACAACAATGGCACCGTTTTTGGCTTTTCGTCCATATTTTTTTACAGCATCCTCGCCTGAAATAACCCAGACATTGTCAATATTATCTGTATTAAAATATCTTCCATAAATCCATTTTCCGTTAAGGACATAAAAAACCTCCGGATTTTTGGGGTTTATTGCAGGTAAGTTTAAAAAAGATTGATGCGTTAGATCCTTATTGCTTTTGCTGGCAATGCAAAATGCAATAGCTGGTCTG is drawn from Lentimicrobiaceae bacterium and contains these coding sequences:
- a CDS encoding DUF3820 family protein — its product is MRKNPVVINRIFLFSEEFESIFAKKKTMDSEILVTLVKMKMPYGKYKGWTLCDLPEPYLVWYHSKGFPEGKLGMLLNMLYEIKLNGLEYLLEPLKKM
- a CDS encoding flavodoxin domain-containing protein — encoded protein: MKKALIIYQSRKGTTRKYGEAIATELENLGLRTVVKSINEIDISKPVDAEFVFLGCWTSGLFICMQHPEKAWVSFAKNLLIPNGTQMGLFTTYKLATGSMFSNMKKHIKNGNPISFELKSKNSNLSETDKKRIQLFLS
- a CDS encoding alpha-amylase family glycosyl hydrolase, giving the protein MKKALTFLFVLSLFNGFAQKFPAKSDIFGLASPIPLQTGLTVVPAEDYFTDYSIIDSITTGNSYLGVGFTGDKRSFLFFPLDKTAPLNEVKVWVKGFSYSLLVKKSPKLQVHFTFDPKGEKYSIVQIKGEINGWNPKATQLTLNEKGIWETTVTVNPGKYQYLYILDGKEVRDPKCSDSVDNNMGNYNSLLTAGKTNPQALPFLFTKEITATGLKVASLNNPEEIIVFWENYRLGKDFVTTGKDGYFQISIPKEAYNLNRSYLRTWAYNAEGVSNDLLIPLQNGKVVTSTDQLNRYDFQRMIMYFMMVDRFYDGNKKNDHPVKDASILPKANFMGGDIAGLTDKIDEGYFSKLGVNTLWLSPITQGPLGAWGFWKNPPSKFSAYHGYWPTSLKNIDFHFGTPGEMHSLVNTAHSKDMNVILDYVGHHIHTDNPIWKQHPDWFTPLYLPDGTMNTEKWDEYRLTTWFDTFLPTFDFAKPEVVNVMSDSAVYWIKNYNIDGFRHDATKHVPEQFWRTTTLKIKQQVMIPENRKIYQIGETYGNRELIGSYINSGEMDAQFDFGIYDAALSVFAKDNVSFEVLKNSLLESFSYYGWHNLMGNITGNQDKPRFISLAGGFVRWDEDAKLAGWTRKIDAGNPVSYKKLAMMMAFNMTIPGIPVIYYGDEFGMPGGNDPDNRRMMKFGKYTKDEQQLLTTTEKLTRLRASRMSLLYGDTRILQCSYDVLVYLRNYFDEVTIVVFNKNSQSQIVTFSLPKPWTEKDLKASFDNKVKNENGKMSVELPAKSFEILTE